One region of Jatrophihabitans sp. genomic DNA includes:
- a CDS encoding GntR family transcriptional regulator codes for MPRAGISKYRQISQDLAARIGGGEFKPGQPLPSQALLSKEYGVTLMTFRQALSVLEADGVIAQLPGRGTFVTPVPTLDLRSLNSLAEDLRAQGVELATVVLSSRRRALPASAAASLGRARGEPALRLERLRRIGRRPAVHQVSWVPLPWSQTLLSVDFEQASLYRSLEQRCQLAIVRATESLRARALPASVAAAVGKPAGRPVLVAERITYDARDTPVVYDLATIVDDSISILARRAQRGVELSWEAES; via the coding sequence GTGCCCAGGGCAGGGATCTCGAAGTACCGGCAGATCAGCCAGGACCTGGCCGCCCGGATCGGAGGGGGCGAGTTCAAGCCGGGCCAGCCGCTTCCCTCGCAGGCATTGCTGAGCAAGGAGTACGGCGTCACCTTGATGACCTTCCGGCAGGCGTTGAGCGTGCTCGAGGCTGACGGTGTGATCGCTCAGCTGCCCGGCCGGGGAACGTTCGTCACGCCGGTGCCGACGCTGGACCTGCGCTCGCTGAACAGCCTGGCAGAGGACCTGCGGGCGCAGGGCGTCGAGCTGGCGACCGTGGTCCTGAGCAGCCGGCGGCGGGCGCTGCCGGCGAGCGCCGCCGCATCGCTGGGCCGGGCCCGTGGTGAGCCGGCCCTGCGGCTGGAGCGGCTGCGCCGGATCGGGCGCCGCCCGGCCGTCCACCAGGTGTCCTGGGTTCCGCTGCCCTGGTCGCAGACGCTGCTGAGCGTCGACTTCGAGCAAGCCTCGCTGTACCGCTCCTTGGAGCAGCGGTGCCAACTGGCGATCGTGCGGGCCACGGAGAGCCTTCGGGCCAGGGCGCTGCCGGCCTCGGTCGCCGCAGCGGTCGGCAAGCCCGCCGGCCGGCCGGTGCTGGTCGCCGAGCGGATCACCTACGACGCCCGTGACACACCTGTCGTCTATGACCTGGCCACGATCGTCGATGACTCGATTTCCATTCTCGCCCGCCGTGCCCAACGCGGCGTCGAGCTGTCCTGGGAGGCCGAATCCTGA
- a CDS encoding tryptophan 2,3-dioxygenase family protein has product MMDDGPAVAAAEGAPAARQPDDHQPDGHHVGRGIEAGIRLDFRDEMSYGDYLHLDELLGAQHPKSRPEAHDELLFIIQHQTSELWLKLLLHELDGARQGLRVDDVGLALKRLARVKGILRTLTDQWTILATLTPSEYLSFRHSLASASGFQSHQYRAVEFILGNKNAGMLQMFEKNPTVHAQLTELLDSPTLYDEFLTYLARQGRPVPAAVLERDVTQAHRFTPELIDTFKIIYDSPAEHWSEYETCEALVDIEDAFQFWRFRHVKTVERMIGKKTGTGGSSGAAFLRKALEQTFFPELYSVRTALD; this is encoded by the coding sequence ATGATGGACGACGGTCCCGCGGTCGCCGCCGCCGAAGGCGCTCCGGCGGCCCGCCAGCCCGATGACCACCAGCCCGATGGCCACCACGTCGGGCGCGGCATCGAGGCCGGCATCCGGTTGGACTTTCGCGACGAGATGTCCTACGGCGACTACCTGCACCTCGACGAGTTGCTGGGCGCCCAGCATCCCAAGTCACGGCCGGAGGCTCATGACGAGCTGCTGTTCATCATCCAGCACCAGACCAGTGAGCTGTGGCTGAAGCTGCTGCTGCACGAGCTGGACGGCGCCCGCCAGGGGCTGCGCGTAGACGACGTCGGGCTGGCCCTGAAGCGGCTGGCCAGGGTCAAGGGCATCCTGCGCACCCTCACCGATCAGTGGACGATCCTGGCGACTCTGACTCCCAGCGAGTACCTCAGCTTTCGCCACTCGCTGGCCAGTGCGTCAGGTTTTCAGTCCCACCAGTACCGAGCCGTCGAGTTCATCCTCGGCAACAAGAACGCCGGCATGCTCCAGATGTTCGAGAAGAACCCGACTGTCCACGCCCAGCTCACCGAACTGCTCGACTCACCCACGTTGTACGACGAGTTCCTGACCTACCTGGCCCGGCAAGGTCGCCCGGTCCCCGCCGCGGTCCTCGAGCGCGACGTCACGCAGGCGCACCGCTTCACTCCCGAGCTCATCGACACCTTCAAGATCATCTATGACTCGCCGGCTGAGCACTGGAGCGAGTACGAGACCTGCGAGGCACTGGTCGACATCGAGGACGCCTTTCAGTTCTGGCGCTTCCGGCACGTCAAGACGGTGGAGCGGATGATCGGCAAGAAGACCGGCACCGGCGGGTCCAGCGGCGCGGCCTTCCTGCGCAAGGCGCTGGAGCAGACCTTCTTTCCCGAGCTCTACTCGGTGCGCACCGCGCTGGACTGA
- a CDS encoding SDR family oxidoreductase, whose product MAKTLSQQVVVIVGASSGIGRATALEFARRGASVVVAARTVSALDSLVQEIASQGGLALAVPTDVADPEQVRALGERAEARFGRIDTWVNAAAVAVLGRVEDISDAEFDRVMRVNFLGQVHGVHVALPALRRAGGGVIIGISSVEGIRAVPLHGPYTASKWAVRALYDSLRMELAQEGSPIAVTTILPAAIDTPFFEHSRSKLGSMPKPPPPLYAPELVAEAIARAAEHPTREVPVGGAAVGFYVGQRVSPALTDALMSIRRLGKETMRSDRPDNGRDNVDEPMEGLGQVHGNYPGHILRHSVITSLLARTPRPGELLTSVVNRLHSTQAGDKSGGAQSSAVRTE is encoded by the coding sequence ATGGCAAAGACACTCTCTCAGCAAGTAGTGGTGATCGTCGGGGCCTCCAGCGGTATCGGCCGGGCCACGGCGCTTGAGTTCGCCCGCCGTGGCGCGAGTGTGGTGGTCGCCGCCCGGACGGTCTCGGCGCTGGACTCGCTCGTCCAGGAGATCGCCAGTCAGGGCGGCCTCGCGCTGGCGGTGCCCACCGACGTGGCCGATCCGGAGCAGGTGCGGGCGCTCGGCGAGCGGGCCGAGGCGCGATTCGGGCGCATCGACACCTGGGTCAACGCGGCCGCGGTCGCGGTCCTGGGCCGTGTCGAGGACATCTCCGACGCGGAGTTCGACCGGGTGATGCGGGTCAACTTCCTCGGTCAGGTGCACGGCGTGCACGTCGCGCTGCCCGCGCTGCGCCGTGCCGGCGGCGGGGTGATCATCGGAATCTCCTCGGTCGAGGGCATCCGAGCGGTGCCGCTGCACGGGCCTTACACCGCGAGCAAGTGGGCGGTGCGGGCGCTGTATGACAGCTTGCGGATGGAGCTGGCCCAGGAGGGCTCCCCGATCGCGGTCACCACGATCCTGCCCGCTGCCATCGACACGCCCTTCTTCGAGCACAGCCGCAGCAAGCTGGGATCGATGCCCAAGCCGCCGCCGCCGCTGTACGCCCCCGAACTCGTCGCCGAGGCGATCGCGCGCGCGGCCGAGCACCCGACCCGGGAGGTTCCGGTCGGCGGCGCCGCGGTCGGCTTCTACGTGGGACAGCGGGTGTCGCCGGCGCTGACCGACGCGCTGATGTCGATCCGGCGGCTGGGGAAGGAGACCATGCGCTCGGATCGGCCCGACAACGGCCGTGACAACGTCGATGAGCCGATGGAGGGCCTGGGGCAGGTGCACGGCAACTACCCCGGCCACATCCTGCGGCACAGCGTGATCACCAGCCTGCTGGCCCGCACCCCTCGTCCGGGCGAGCTGCTGACCAGCGTCGTCAACCGGTTGCATTCGACGCAGGCCGGAGACAAGTCAGGCGGTGCTCAGTCCAGCGCGGTGCGCACCGAGTAG
- a CDS encoding S8 family serine peptidase, producing the protein MLPENQQPTEASGGLNAEVDRPAQKTGRWVVTFADAGDQSAHVATLRSAGVSNVVSSLDFQGQAVQVAQTESSDAVIFSELGVAVVSADPARASEILSAAGGAVVSVEPEYVHHALGGPGGDEYLRGYRDGVNDVSARLLADAGASSAREARAPKFADDAQFSWGLQASCVSTSPFLGAGITIAVLDTGFTFGHPDFAGRDITSQSFVQGAATAEDGHGHGTHCVGTACGPQNPASGMPRYGCASEASILVGKVLSDQGSGDDTSILAGINWAVANRAEIISMSIGADVPEVSQVYEVVGRRALNRGCLIVAAAGNNARRDQLSLPPEQRFGFVGISANSPSVLAVAALDEELEIAAFSARSLAGVHGGNIDIAGPGVRVLSSWNLPRPEHGDQHYRSISGTSMATPHVAGVAALWSQARHVTGRHLWTTLTQQAQRMRLPSADVGCGLLQAPQ; encoded by the coding sequence ATGTTGCCGGAGAACCAGCAGCCGACAGAGGCGTCGGGTGGCTTGAACGCCGAGGTCGACCGGCCGGCGCAGAAGACCGGTCGCTGGGTCGTCACCTTCGCCGACGCCGGAGACCAGAGCGCGCACGTCGCGACCCTGCGCTCGGCCGGTGTGTCGAATGTGGTCAGCTCCCTGGACTTCCAGGGCCAGGCGGTTCAGGTGGCCCAGACCGAGTCCAGCGACGCGGTCATCTTCAGCGAGCTCGGGGTGGCCGTGGTCTCGGCAGATCCGGCCCGGGCGAGCGAGATCCTGTCAGCCGCCGGTGGCGCGGTGGTCTCGGTGGAACCGGAGTACGTGCACCACGCGCTGGGCGGCCCTGGGGGCGATGAGTACCTGCGGGGCTATCGCGACGGGGTCAACGACGTCAGCGCCCGGCTGCTGGCCGACGCGGGCGCCAGCTCCGCGCGCGAGGCCCGAGCGCCGAAATTCGCAGACGACGCCCAGTTCAGCTGGGGGTTGCAGGCCAGCTGCGTCTCCACCTCGCCCTTCCTCGGCGCCGGGATCACGATCGCGGTCCTGGACACCGGTTTCACCTTCGGCCATCCGGACTTCGCCGGCCGCGACATCACCTCCCAGTCCTTCGTCCAAGGGGCCGCCACAGCCGAGGACGGGCACGGGCACGGCACGCACTGCGTCGGCACCGCGTGCGGGCCGCAGAACCCGGCCTCCGGCATGCCGCGCTACGGATGCGCGTCCGAGGCCTCGATCCTGGTCGGCAAGGTGCTCAGTGACCAGGGCTCGGGCGATGACACCTCTATCCTCGCCGGCATCAACTGGGCGGTGGCAAACCGGGCCGAGATCATCTCGATGTCCATCGGCGCCGACGTGCCGGAGGTCTCTCAGGTATATGAGGTCGTCGGTCGCCGGGCGCTCAACCGGGGCTGCCTGATCGTGGCGGCGGCCGGCAACAACGCCCGCCGCGATCAGCTCTCACTGCCGCCTGAGCAGCGCTTCGGCTTCGTCGGCATCTCGGCTAACAGCCCGTCGGTCCTGGCAGTGGCGGCCCTGGACGAGGAGTTGGAGATCGCGGCCTTCTCCGCGCGCAGCCTGGCAGGCGTGCACGGGGGCAACATCGACATCGCCGGTCCCGGCGTGCGGGTCCTGTCATCCTGGAACCTGCCCCGGCCCGAGCACGGCGACCAGCACTACCGCAGCATCTCAGGGACTTCTATGGCCACCCCGCATGTGGCCGGCGTCGCCGCGTTGTGGTCCCAAGCCCGGCACGTCACCGGGCGCCACCTGTGGACGACGCTTACCCAGCAGGCTCAGCGAATGCGGCTGCCTTCGGCCGACGTCGGCTGCGGGCTTCTGCAGGCTCCGCAGTGA
- a CDS encoding sensor domain-containing diguanylate cyclase: MSTVAVLVTLLVLPLGSHQLGATTSYVPAVLAAVACFDIMSVWLLAGEYLDSGDRRMLGMSLAYLWSLLVMAGYALAFPGVVSSHPPLAATASVAPYLYIGWHVGFPVLLGAAWAPWSFLDRVEHRRRSSMLVGAVAAMSAAALIAVAGCVVYAEHLPVLIHGLDTSSMAKVTAPVALPLVIASLLVCARAVRGRVGPERWSSVAVLVCLCDLCLTYSSRYRYSLGWYTGRTLTVMASAIVLLAMLASFRRLKAAAEFHAAYDGLTGLANRRSAYDSLAAMIARSRRTRTTLAVVMFDLDRFKQINDGHGHAAGDEVLRSVAGTLRDTVRDTDICARVGGEEFVVLLPDADLSDARLVAERLRLRLRSQEIAAIGSSVTASFGLAELQPADASAESLLHRADQAMYLAKALGRDQVADRPDETVRPRRPLADSAAPATTRTGR, encoded by the coding sequence GTGTCGACGGTCGCGGTGCTGGTGACTCTGCTCGTGCTGCCGCTGGGCAGCCATCAGCTCGGAGCGACCACGAGTTACGTCCCAGCGGTGCTGGCCGCGGTGGCCTGCTTCGACATCATGTCGGTCTGGCTGTTGGCCGGGGAGTACCTGGACAGCGGTGACCGCAGGATGCTGGGGATGTCGCTTGCCTACCTGTGGTCGCTGCTGGTGATGGCCGGCTACGCGTTGGCGTTTCCCGGGGTGGTGTCCAGCCATCCGCCGTTGGCCGCCACCGCCTCGGTCGCCCCTTATCTCTACATCGGCTGGCATGTCGGCTTTCCGGTGCTGCTCGGCGCGGCCTGGGCGCCCTGGTCCTTCCTCGATCGGGTCGAGCACCGGCGGCGCTCGTCGATGCTGGTCGGCGCGGTGGCGGCGATGAGCGCCGCGGCGCTGATCGCCGTGGCCGGCTGCGTGGTCTACGCAGAGCACCTGCCGGTGCTCATCCACGGCCTGGACACCAGCAGCATGGCGAAGGTGACCGCCCCCGTGGCGCTGCCACTGGTGATAGCGAGCCTGCTGGTGTGCGCCAGGGCGGTGCGCGGGCGTGTGGGACCTGAGCGCTGGAGCAGCGTCGCGGTGCTGGTCTGCCTCTGCGACCTGTGCCTGACCTACTCCTCGCGCTACCGCTACAGCCTGGGCTGGTACACCGGCAGGACGCTGACCGTGATGGCGTCGGCGATCGTGCTGCTGGCCATGCTGGCCTCGTTCCGGCGGCTGAAGGCCGCCGCCGAATTCCACGCCGCCTACGACGGGCTGACCGGCCTGGCCAACCGGCGCAGCGCCTATGACTCCCTCGCCGCGATGATCGCCCGGTCCCGACGGACCCGCACCACGCTGGCCGTGGTGATGTTCGACCTGGACAGGTTCAAGCAGATCAACGACGGGCACGGCCACGCGGCCGGCGACGAGGTGCTGCGCAGTGTCGCCGGAACCTTGCGCGACACCGTCCGCGACACCGACATCTGCGCCCGGGTGGGCGGCGAGGAGTTCGTGGTGCTGCTGCCCGACGCCGACCTGTCCGACGCCAGGCTGGTCGCCGAGCGGCTGCGGCTGCGGCTGCGCTCCCAGGAGATCGCCGCGATCGGCTCCAGCGTCACGGCCAGCTTCGGCCTCGCCGAGCTGCAGCCGGCAGACGCCAGCGCCGAGAGCCTGCTCCACCGGGCCGACCAGGCGATGTACCTGGCCAAAGCACTGGGCCGCGACCAGGTCGCTGACCGCCCCGACGAAACGGTCAGGCCGCGCCGGCCGCTGGCGGACTCGGCAGCCCCGGCCACCACGCGCACCGGTCGGTGA